In Plutella xylostella chromosome 27, ilPluXylo3.1, whole genome shotgun sequence, one genomic interval encodes:
- the LOC125490756 gene encoding uncharacterized protein LOC125490756 has translation MSQSILNESSPYGLGTPHSFDHLQCGQVWFDSDVEEVRPSSPERTIAKKKSVAARQSRKRRAEDDTTTSYVMSKSPRPGHRLVRIEVVDLNSSTSDSECVVLKAQYVVTHPVDEIIDMTENLVKKITKTMCSS, from the exons ATGTCACAATCG ATCCTGAATGAATCTAGCCCATACGGGTTAGGTACGCCGCATTCGTTCGACCACCTGCAGTGCGGACAAGTATGGTTCGACAGCGATGTTGAAGAGGTGCGGCCGTCAAGCCCAGAGAGAACCATCGCTAAAAAGAAAAGTGTTGCGGCCAGACAGTCCAGAAAACGGCGGGCGGAGGATGACACCACAACTTCTTACGTGATGAGCAAATCACCGCGACCAGGACATCGGCTCGTGAGAATTGAGGTTGTGGATCTGAACAGCAGTACTAGTGACAGTGAGTGTGTAGTGCTAAAAGCACAGTACGTTGTGACGCATCCGGTAGATGAGATAATAGACATGACGGAAAACCTagtgaaaaaaattacaaagacTATGTGTAGCTCTTAA